A genomic window from Brassica oleracea var. oleracea cultivar TO1000 chromosome C8, BOL, whole genome shotgun sequence includes:
- the LOC106308026 gene encoding probable WRKY transcription factor 4 — protein MSEKEDLPSTSKSTGAAPSRPTLNLPPRPFTETFFNGGVGFSPGPMTLVSNMFSDSDESSRSFSQLLAGVVMPSPATGSEGNSNSSSVDVVDPRFKQSRPTGLMVSQSPSVFTVSPGLSPAMLLDSPSFLGLFSPVQGSYGMTHQQALAQVTAQAVQANANMQPQTEHPPSSQVQSQNPTSAPDSSQLAQRETSDINIIEHNRSQQQPLNVDKPADDGYNWRKYGQKQVKGSEFPRSYYKCTNPGCPVKKKVERSLDGQVTEIIYKGQHNHEPPQNNKRGNKDSNNNPNKTTREQHEAASQATTEQMSEASDSEEVGNGEEPDPKRRSTEVRDLEPAAAVAASHRTVAEPRIIVQTTSEVDLLDDGYRWRKYGQKIVKGNPYPRSYYKCTTQGCGVRKHVERAATDPKAVVTTYEGKHNHDPPAAKSSSHAAATAQLRHGGLANLNQQQPVACLRLKEEQTI, from the exons CCACGGCCATTCACTGAGACGTTCTTCAACGGTGGCGTCGGATTCAGCCCTGGTCCGATGACTCTGGTCTCAAACATGTTCTCCGATTCCGATGAGTCTAGTAGGTCTTTCTCCCAGCTCCTTGCCGGAGTCGTCATGCCTTCTCCTGCAACGGGTAGTGAAGGGAATAGTAATAGCTCTAGTGTTGATGTAGTTGACCCGAGATTCAAGCAGAGCAGACCCACCGGTTTGATGGTTTCTCAGTCACCGTCGGTATTCACCGTATCTCCAGGGCTAAGTCCGGCGATGTTGCTGGATTCACCGAGCTTCTTGGGTCTTTTCTCTCCCGTTCAG GGATCATATGGAATGACACATCAGCAAGCTCTAGCACAAGTAACAGCACAAGCTGTTCAAGCCAATGCTAATATGCAACCTCAAACAGAGCACCCTCCTTCCTCTCAGGTTCAATCTCAGAACCCAACCTCAGCTCCAGATTCTTCACAGCTAGCTCAAAGAGAAACCTCGGATATAAACATCATCGAGCACAACAGGTCACAACAACAGCCTCTGAATGTTGACAAACCAGCAGATGATGGCTACAACTGGCGAAAGTATGGTCAAAAGCAAGTTAAAGGCAGTGAGTTCCCTCGAAGCTATTACAAGTGCACCAATCCTGGATGTCCTGTCAAGAAGAAGGTTGAGAGGTCTCTTGATGGACAAGTAACTGAAATCATCTACAAAGGTCAGCACAATCACGAACCTCCTCAAAACAATAAGCGTGGAAACAAAGATAGCAATAACAATCCTAACAAAACCACGAGGGAACAACATGAAGCAGCAAGTCAAGCTACGACAGAGCAAATGTCTGAGGCAAGTGACAGCGAAGAAGTCGGTAACGGAGAAGAGCCTGATCCTAAGAGAAG AAGTACAGAGGTTCGAGATCTGGAACCAGCTGCTGCTGTTGCTGCTTCACATAGAACAGTGGCAGAGCCTAGAATTATTGTTCAGACAACAAGTGAAGTTGATCTTCTAGATGATGGATATAGGTGGCGTAAGTATGGTCAGAAAATTGTTAAAGGGAATCCTTATCCGAG GAGTTATTACAAGTGTACTACACAGGGATGTGGAGTGAGGAAACATGTGGAGAGAGCAGCAACAGATCCAAAAGCTGTAGTGACAACGTACGAAGGAAAACATAACCATGACCCTCCAGCAGCTAAATCAAGCAGCCATGCTGCTGCAACGGCACAGTTAAGGCATGGCGGTTTGGCTAACTTAAATCAGCAGCAGCCCGTTGCGTGTCTAAGGCTGAAAGAAGAGCAAACAATTTAA
- the LOC106309941 gene encoding transmembrane emp24 domain-containing protein p24delta7-like, protein MDLHRSSTIILLILSIITPATLSMRYELLSGHTKCISEEIHANAMSVGKYSIVNPHEDHPLPASHKITVKVTSPQGTAYHEADGVSTGQFSLTAVETGDYITCISAVDHKPETMLTIDFDWRTGVHSKDWPNVAKRSQVENMESEVKKLFDTVTSIHDEMFYLRDREEEMHELNISTNSKMAWLSFLSLGVCLSVAGLQFWHLKTFFEKKKLI, encoded by the exons ATGGATCTTCACCGGAGCTCGACGATCATACTCCTGATCCTCTCAATTATAACCCCCGCGACGCTCTCAATGCGCTACGAGCTACTCTCGGGCCACACGAAATGCATCTCCGAGGAGATTCACGCGAACGCAATGTCCGTCGGCAAATACAGCATCGTGAACCCTCACGAAGATCATCCTCTTCCTGCTTCCCACAAAATCACCGTCAAG GTGACATCGCCGCAAGGAACGGCTTATCACGAGGCGGACGGAGTGAGCACGGGGCAATTCTCGTTAACGGCGGTGGAAACAGGGGATTACATAACTTGCATCTCAGCCGTTGATCACAAACCGGAGACGATGCTGACCATTGACTTTGATTGGAGGACGGGTGTTCATTCCAAGGACTGGCCCAATGTGGCCAAGAGGAGCCAAGTCGAA AATATGGAGTCTGAGGTTAAGAAGTTATTTGACACTGTTACTTCCATCCATGATGAGATGTTTTATCTCCGCGACAG GGAAGAAGAAATGCACGAACTGAACATATCGACAAATTCGAAGATGGCATGGTTGAGTTTTCTGTCGCTTGGGGTTTGTTTATCCGTCGCAGGTCTTCAGTTTTGGCACTTGAAGACTTTCTTCGAGAAGAAGAAGCTCATCTAG
- the LOC106307686 gene encoding uncharacterized protein At1g04910-like, with protein sequence MEARSDSSQARSGDNKLPPPAAPKPRVQVWFVTVCSTILIWTCLVQLFAAGELWRTRIFTGQVSRFSAPVEPVPLPPPLPPPRNYTSNGILLVSCNGGLNQMRSAICDMVTVARLLNLTLVVPELDKTSFWADPSGFEDIFDVRHFIDSLRDEVRIFRRLPKRYSSKYGYKMFEMPPVSWSDENYYLKQVLPLFSKHKVVHFNRTDTRLANNGLSLPLQWLRCRVNFQGLKFTPQLEALGSKLVRILQQRGPFVALHLRYEMDMLAFSGCTHGCSEEEAEELKKMRYTYPWWREKEINSEERRAQGLCPLTPEEVALVLKALGFDKNTQIYIAAGEIYGSEHRLSVLREAFPRIVKKEMLLESSELQQFQNHSSQMAALDFMVSVASNTFIPTYDGNMAKVVEGHRRYLGFKKTILLDRKRLVELLDLHNNSTLTWDQFAVAVKEAHERRTGAPTHRRVISDKPKEEDYFYANPQECLCEGTNCHDLYGRQTNYSSLTR encoded by the exons ATGGAAGCTAGATCGGATTCGAGTCAGGCGCGGAGCGGCGATAATAAGCTTCCGCCTCCGGCAGCTCCGAAGCCTCGCGTACAAGTCTGGTTCGTCACGGTCTGCTCCACCATTTTGATTTGGACGTGTTTGGTTCAGCTTTTCGCCGCCGGGGAGCTTTGGCGTACGCGGATCTTCACCGGTCAGGTTTCCAGATTCTCGGCCCCCGTCGAGCCGGTTCCGTTGCCGCCTCCTCTTCCTCCCCCGA GAAACTATACAAGCAATGGTATTCTGCTTGTATCGTGTAATGGCGGACTTAATCAGATGCGATCCGCG ATTTGTGATATGGTGACTGTTGCTCGGCTACTTAACCTCACTCTCGTTGTTCCTGAGCTTGACAAAACTTCTTTCTGGGCTGATCCAAG TGGGTTTGAGGATATTTTTGATGTGAGACATTTTATTGATTCATTAAGAGATGAAGTTCGGATCTTTAGGAGGCTTCCTAAACGGTATAGCAGCAAGTATGGATACAAGATGTTCGAAATGCCTCCTGTCAGCTGGTCTGATGAGAACTATTACCTGAAGCAG GTGTTGCCTCTTTTCAGCAAACATAAGGTTGTGCATTTCAATAGGACAGACACCCGCCTGGCAAACAACGGTCTTTCGCTCCCACTCCAGTGGCTCAGGTGCCGGGTGAACTTCCAGGGACTTAAGTTCACTCCTCAGCTTGAGGCTTTGGGGTCTAAGCTAGTCCGCATTCTACAGCAAAGAGGGCCCTTTGTGGCTTTGCATCTGAGATATGAGATGGATATGTTAGCTTTCTCTGGTTGCACTCATGGTTGCAGTGAGGAAGAAGCTGAAGAGCTCAAAAAGATGAG GTACACATATCCCTGGTGGAGAGAGAAGGAGATAAACTCAGAGGAGAGGAGGGCGCAAGGGCTGTGTCCTCTGACGCCAGAGGAGGTGGCATTGGTTCTAAAAGCATTGGGATTCGACAAAAATACACAGATATACATTGCAGCTGGTGAGATTTATGGGAGCGAGCATAGATTGTCCGTTCTAAGGGAAGCATTCCCGAGAATT GTAAAGAAGGAAATGCTACTGGAGTCGTCAGAGTTGCAGCAGTTTCAGAACCATTCGTCTCAAATGGCTGCTCTAGATTTCATGGTATCTGTGGCCAGCAACACTTTTATTCCCACGTATGATGGAAACATGGCAAAAGTCGTGGAAGGTCATCGGAG ATACCTCGGGTTTAAGAAGACAATCCTGCTTGACCGCAAGAGACTCGTGGAGCTACTTGACTTACACAACAACAGCACCCTCACGTGGGATCAGTTTGCAGTAGCTGTCAAGGAAGCACACGAGAGACGAACAGGAGCACCTACACATCGAAGAGTGATCTCCGACAAACCAAAGGAGGAAGACTACTTCTACGCTAACCCTCAAGAATGTCTTTGTGAAGGTACAAATTGCCACGACCTGTATGGCCGCCAGACAAACTACTCCAGTTTAACACGTTGA
- the LOC106309809 gene encoding uncharacterized protein LOC106309809 has protein sequence MSSPDQKTENSDSQSPSEELGDSSTVPQDPVESGSPNEEEESDPPKEGGDAEEEEEGECGFCLFMKGGGCKESFTAWEVCVEEAEKNKEDIVTKCMEVTSTLKKCMDEHSDYYQPILAAERAAEEQVKKELEGEKEKDISEEEAAAMKQARG, from the coding sequence ATGTCATCTCCGGATCAGAAGACAGAGAATTCCGATTCCCAATCTCCGTCAGAGGAGCTGGGAGATTCGTCAACTGTTCCGCAAGATCCGGTTGAATCCGGATCTCCGAATGAAGAAGAAGAATCGGATCCTCCAAAGGAAGGAGGAGACGCTGAGGAGGAGGAGGAAGGAGAGTGCGGGTTCTGCTTGTTCATGAAAGGAGGCGGATGCAAAGAGTCGTTCACGGCTTGGGAAGTGTGCGTGGAGGAAGCTGAGAAGAACAAGGAAGACATCGTCACCAAGTGTATGGAAGTCACTAGTACCTTGAAGAAATGTATGGATGAACATTCGGATTACTACCAGCCGATTCTGGCTGCGGAGAGAGCTGCTGAAGAACAGGTGAAGAAGGAGCTCGAAGGGGAGAAGGAGAAGGATATCTCTGAAGAGGAAGCGGCGGCGATGAAGCAAGCTCGGGGTTAA